In Phaseolus vulgaris cultivar G19833 chromosome 10, P. vulgaris v2.0, whole genome shotgun sequence, a single genomic region encodes these proteins:
- the LOC137813533 gene encoding uncharacterized protein, with protein sequence MRRFSVTLLVGSSSNFLVEVGRQIILLVRPLDIAFDLNLETRVTWAPHDECQIKKVYESKVKKRLCDMLTKARTKGVRPNWIGEQTWVELLNYWDSQQFKNKSTQNKANRSSARGGALHSTGRKSHSDIAVILERQYGRPPEPDELFMATHTNKKGEWVDSRARETYENYHKRLKALQVNSSQDSNTDVHQLDPATKLQTWKEAAGGKSRGRVYGTADLAANIRQGVSSLTQASASGTSQFAHVVENQMLRAELSMRSQKYAHLEDELNVMKDKLISMEREKSTTQFDHQYDPKQDDQPVP encoded by the exons ATGAGGAGGTTCAGCGTGACCCTACTGGTAGGGTCATCATCCAACTTCTTGGTAGAGG TTGGACGCCAAATCATTTTGCTAGTGAGGCCATTGGACATTGCATTCGATCTCAATTTAGAG ACTAGAGTCACTTGGGCACCCCATGATGAATGCCAAATTAAGAAGGTCTACGAGTCTAAAGTCAAAAAAAGACTTTGTGACATGTTGACCAAGGCTAGGACAAAGGGTGTCCGCCCTAATTGGATAGGAGAGCAAACATGGGTTGAACTTCTAAACTATTGGGATTCACaacaattcaaaaataaatcaaCTCAAAATAAAGCCAATAGGAGTTCAGCTCGTGGTGGAGCACTGCACTCTACAGGTAGAAAATCACATTCAGATATTGCAGTTATCTTA GAACGTCAATATGGTCGTCCTCCAGAACCTGATGAACTATTTATGGCCACCCATACAAATAAGAAGGGTGAATGGGTTGATTCTCGTGCGAGAGAAACTTAT GAAAACTATCATAAGCGCTTGAAGGCTCTTCAAGTAAATAGTTCTCAGGATTCTAATACCGATGTTCACCAACTTGATCCTGCAACTAAGCTTCAAACATGGAAAGAAGCTGCTGGAGGAAAGAGTAGAGGTCGGGTGTATGGTACAGCAGACTTGGCTGCTAACATCCGCCAAGGAGTTTCTTCTCTCACCCAAGCCTCTGCTTCTGGTACTTCACAATTTGCACATGTGGTTGAAAATCAAATGCTTCGTGCTGAACTTAGTATGCGGAGTCAGAAGTATGCACACTTGGAGGATGAGCTGAATGTTATGAAAGATAAACTTATCTCAATGGAACGTGAGAAAAGCACAACACAATTCGATCATCAGTATGATCCAAAACAGGATGATCAACCTGTTCCTTAA
- the LOC137813542 gene encoding uncharacterized protein — protein MAEVKFFFTNFPHEYAERDMWKIFQRWGRVADVFILRRLNSGNRRFGFVSFQGVVDAHALERRLDAIWIGLWKLRVNLPKFRRKETLKPEVGGRRKHEQVRKTWRQKNQQRTFAQVVRDGDESASKKVQNASMDCFQVVVESTKWLEECFVGRLIELKNVMSIKESFMLCGFNSVKLRSLGEKFVLLSCDELGVLEKIVAGNKDLLDGIFESLVPWDASSVVDEKFVWVRLEIDEATITREVVEFARLRVRIPIGSVEKLVKQVQINGKLCNVSFEEELEVPVAMQRLLDRQWGVVCEEESKASLVEFGGVGSVNSLDSELGEGFEPKE, from the exons ATGGCGGAAGTGAagttttttttcacaaattttcctCATGAGTACGCGGAAAGGGACATGTGGAAGATTTTTCAAAGGTGGGGAAGGGTCGCCGACGTCTTTATTTTAAGAAGACTCAACTCCGGAAACCGGCGTTTCGGGTTTGTGAGTTTTCAAGGGGTGGTGGATGCACACGCTTTAGAGAGGAGGCTTGATGCTATTTGGATTGGGCTTTGGAAGTTGCGGGTAAATCTACCTAAGTTTAGGAGGAAGGAAACACTCAAACCTGAGGTGGGTGGCAGAAGGAAGCATGAACAGGTAAGGAAGACTTGGAGGCAGAAGAATCAACAAAGAACATTTGCTCAGGTGGTTAGGGACGGAGATGAGTCTGCCTCTAAGAAGGTCCAGAACGCGAGTATGGATTGCTTCCAAGTTGTAGTAGAGTCTACAAAGTGGTTGGAGGAGTGTTTTGTAGGGAGACTTATTGAGTTAAAAAATGTGATGTCCATTAAGGAAAGTTTTATGTTGTGTGGTTTTAATTCAGTGAAGTTGAGGTCCTTAGGGGAGAAGTTTGTGTTGTTATCCTGTGATGAACTGGGAGTGTTAGAGAAGATAGTTGCTGGAAACAAAGACTTGTTAGATGGAATTTTCGAGTCTCTCGTCCCTTGGGATGCTAGTTCTGTGGTTGATGAAAAATTCGTTTGGGTCCGAT TAGAGATTGACGAGGCCACGATAACAAGGGAGGTGGTCGAGTTTGCTCGGTTGCGTGTCAGAATCCCGATAGGAAGTGTGGAAAAGTTGGTAAAGCAAGTGCAGATTAATGGCAAGTTATGCAACGTATCCTTTGAAGAAGAGTTAGAGGTTCCGGTTGCCATGCAGAGGCTCCTTGATCGTCAATGGGGAGTGGTTTGTGAGGAAGAATCCAAAGCAAGCTTAGTTGAATTCGGAGGAGTTGGGTCTGTTAATTCTCTAGACTCGGAGCTTGGCGAAGGGTTTGAACCAAAAGAATGA
- the LOC137819425 gene encoding patatin-like protein 2 isoform X1 — MAHLVLFFVLVFGGQLIGGLSTQKLPPPDYGSMITILTVDSGGIKGIIPAKVLDHLDKALKAKNPNADIAHYFDVIGGTSTGGLMTAMLATPSPQNPNRAAFSPAQIVDFYKQNGPNIFKASGVFPGPLFDGEPLHNITRELLRDTRLSQTLTNVVIPAVDLKTQKPVIFSNYKLKNVPYFNALMSDICISTSALPVALPVYYFENDGVEFNMIDGGLAAGDPTQAAVSEVLQHYEYPKILVLSLGTGITKFVDIYDAQIASNWTDSDWLSKENAELVPYASAAITEYNLASLFSDFQPNSSYLRIQEYNLNPDFSDPSNVTQENMDGLEDTGKQLLQEKVVKRNLDTFDLEQAVETNAEALDRLADILYGERQHRLKRKSMEKGGRPFPQTLRVPSEKLKQVI; from the exons ATGGCTcatttggttttgttttttgttttggtgTTTGGGGGGCAACTGATTGGTGGATTGAGTACCCAAAAACTACCTCCACCAGACTATGGAAGCATGATAACTATTCTGACCGTTGATAGTGGTGGTATCAAGGGGATTATTCCAGCAAAAGTTCTTGATCACTTAGATAAGGCTCTTAAG GCTAAGAATCCAAATGCAGATATAGCACATTATTTTGACGTGATAGGAGGGACTAGCACTGGTGGACTCATGACAGCTATGTTAGCCACCCCAAGCCCTCAGAATCCTAATCGTGCTGCCTTTAGTCCTGCACAAATTGTAGACTTCTACAAACAAAATGGCCCTAATATATTCAAAGCATCTGG AGTTTTCCCCGGTCCCTTATTCGATGGGGAGCCTTTACATAACATAACCCGTGAACTGTTGAGAGACACACGACTTAGTCAGACACTCACCAATGTTGTAATCCCAGCTGTCGACCTCAAGACACAAAAGCCAGTTATATTCTCAAACTACAAG CTGAAGAATGTTCCCTACTTCAATGCCTTGATGTCGGACATATGCATATCCACTTCAGCTTTACCCGTGGCTCTACCAGTCTACTATTTTGAGAATGATGGTGTTGAGTTCAATATGATTGATGGTGGTTTAGCAGCTGGGGATCCG ACACAAGCAGCAGTGAGTGAAGTGTTACAACACTATGAATATCCCAAAATCCTAGTGTTGTCTTTAGGAACTGGAATCACAAAATTTGTGGACATCTATGATGCTCAGATCGCTTCCAATTGGACAGATTCTGACTGGCTTTCTAAGGAAAATGCGGAACTTGTCCCTTATGCTTCTGCAGCCATTACTGAATACAACCTTGCTTCACTCTTCTCAGACTTTCAACCCAACAGTAGCTACCTTCGAATTCAGG AATACAACTTGAATCCTGATTTTAGTGACCCGAGTAATGTTACACAAGAAAACATGGACGGCCTTGAAGACACCGGAAAACAACTGTTACAAGAAAAAGTTGTAAAAAGGAATTTGGATACTTTTGATCTAGAACAAGCTGTAGAAACAAATGCTGAGGCTCTTGACAg GCTTGCTGATATTTTGTATGGAGAAAGACAGCATCGTCTGAAACGAAAATCTATGGAAAAAGGAGGAAGACCATTTCCTCAAACTCTTAGGGTTCCTTCAGAAAAACTCAAGCAAGTTATTTAA
- the LOC137819425 gene encoding patatin-like protein 2 isoform X2 — protein MAHLVLFFVLVFGGQLIGGLSTQKLPPPDYGSMITILTVDSGGIKGIIPAKVLDHLDKALKAKNPNADIAHYFDVIGGTSTGGLMTAMLATPSPQNPNRAAFSPAQIVDFYKQNGPNIFKASGVFPGPLFDGEPLHNITRELLRDTRLSQTLTNVVIPAVDLKTQKPVIFSNYKLKNVPYFNALMSDICISTSALPVALPVYYFENDGVEFNMIDGGLAAGDPTQAAVSEVLQHYEYPKILVLSLGTGITKFVDIYDAQIASNWTDSDWLSKENAELVPYASAAITEYNLASLFSDFQPNSSYLRIQ, from the exons ATGGCTcatttggttttgttttttgttttggtgTTTGGGGGGCAACTGATTGGTGGATTGAGTACCCAAAAACTACCTCCACCAGACTATGGAAGCATGATAACTATTCTGACCGTTGATAGTGGTGGTATCAAGGGGATTATTCCAGCAAAAGTTCTTGATCACTTAGATAAGGCTCTTAAG GCTAAGAATCCAAATGCAGATATAGCACATTATTTTGACGTGATAGGAGGGACTAGCACTGGTGGACTCATGACAGCTATGTTAGCCACCCCAAGCCCTCAGAATCCTAATCGTGCTGCCTTTAGTCCTGCACAAATTGTAGACTTCTACAAACAAAATGGCCCTAATATATTCAAAGCATCTGG AGTTTTCCCCGGTCCCTTATTCGATGGGGAGCCTTTACATAACATAACCCGTGAACTGTTGAGAGACACACGACTTAGTCAGACACTCACCAATGTTGTAATCCCAGCTGTCGACCTCAAGACACAAAAGCCAGTTATATTCTCAAACTACAAG CTGAAGAATGTTCCCTACTTCAATGCCTTGATGTCGGACATATGCATATCCACTTCAGCTTTACCCGTGGCTCTACCAGTCTACTATTTTGAGAATGATGGTGTTGAGTTCAATATGATTGATGGTGGTTTAGCAGCTGGGGATCCG ACACAAGCAGCAGTGAGTGAAGTGTTACAACACTATGAATATCCCAAAATCCTAGTGTTGTCTTTAGGAACTGGAATCACAAAATTTGTGGACATCTATGATGCTCAGATCGCTTCCAATTGGACAGATTCTGACTGGCTTTCTAAGGAAAATGCGGAACTTGTCCCTTATGCTTCTGCAGCCATTACTGAATACAACCTTGCTTCACTCTTCTCAGACTTTCAACCCAACAGTAGCTACCTTCGAATTCAG TGA